The genomic region GCGTGGACCGGCCGAAAATCGTCACCAGAATGCGCAGCGTCGACCGTTCGGGGTTGATATCCTCCACGGTGCCCGTGAAACTGCTGAACGGCCCTTCCATGATTTTCACGGTCTCCCCTTTTTCGAACGACAACTTCGGCTTCGGCTTCTCCACCGAGGTCTGCACCTTGTAGACGATCTTATTGACTTCCTCGTCGGTCAAGGGCGTGGGATGGGTGGCCGAACCCACAAAACCGGTCACGCGCGGGGTGTTCTTGATGGCGTGCCAGGTGTTGTCATCCATGT from Terriglobia bacterium harbors:
- the nusG gene encoding transcription termination/antitermination protein NusG; translation: MHSEDSSPANAKQWYIIHTYSGFEKKVKESIEVQKQIDPHLNEHIGQVLIPTEDVVEMKGGKRVVTPKMFYPGYVLVELDMDDNTWHAIKNTPRVTGFVGSATHPTPLTDEEVNKIVYKVQTSVEKPKPKLSFEKGETVKIMEGPFSSFTGTVEDINPERSTLRILVTIFGRSTPVELDFLQVEKV